A genomic stretch from Lathyrus oleraceus cultivar Zhongwan6 chromosome 2, CAAS_Psat_ZW6_1.0, whole genome shotgun sequence includes:
- the LOC127123951 gene encoding uncharacterized protein LOC127123951 has translation MQCPQGLLGRHFEKLIQCDPRLNFLSQQQDFVLESPYFETGTAIHDRIETNDGFDSKSEGHAGIFGLQDVESGSAGQSSSSRSEHNLMGEVVENNFQEITSPSSVMNPHAIRGFKSRGAESLKFLSNLDQIKFPGLYPSMSIEDLVNHIGHCITEHMGPENSSFASDRAKLEEFTQYLFNDSQIQPASDEQNVMSRVNSFYNLLQKDPNSHPKLSSKPKPCKNRNYSCFHQVHCSKNIAISKASEIQKMPKRELRQNSKKKHRFTLPFPNPSIKEADQNSEHRKDLAETPLLDLHRPI, from the coding sequence ATGCAATGCCCTCAAGGTTTGTTAGGGAGGCATTTTGAGAAGCTCATACAGTGTGATCCCCGTCTCAATTTTCTGAGCCAACAGCAGGATTTCGTGTTGGAGTCTCCTTATTTTGAGACTGGAACTGCAATTCACGACCGCATTGAAACCAATGATGGTTTTGATTCAAAAAGTGAAGGTCATGCTGGGATTTTTGGATTGCAGGATGTGGAATCGGGATCTGCAGGTCAATCATCTTCTTCCAGAAGTGAACATAATCTTATGGGTGAAGTTGTTGAAAATAATTTCCAAGAAATCACCTCACCTAGCTCAGTGATGAACCCTCATGCAATCAGAGGTTTCAAGAGCAGAGGAGCTGAATCATTGAAGTTTCTCAGCAATTTGGATCAGATCAAGTTTCCTGGTCTTTACCCTTCTATGTCGATTGAAGATTTGGTTAATCACATTGGACACTGCATTACAGAACATATGGGACCTGAAAACTCCAGCTTCGCTAGTGATAGAGCAAAGTTGGAGGAATTCACACAATATTTATTCAACGACTCTCAAATCCAACCAGCCTCTGATGAACAGAATGTCATGTCAAGGGTGAACTCCTTCTACAACCTTCTTCAGAAAGACCCTAACAGCCATCCAAAACTGAGTTCAAAACCAAAGCCATGTAAGAACCGAAATTACTCATGTTTTCACCAAGTTCACTGCAGTAAAAACATAGCAATTAGCAAGGCGTCAGAAATTCAAAAAATGCCCAAAAGAGAGTTGAGACAAAATTCAAAGAAAAAGCATAGGTTCACGTTACCTTTTCCAAATCCAAGCATCAAAGAGGCAGACCAAAATTCTGAGCACCGAAAGGATTTGGCAGAGACGCCCCTTCTGGATCTCCATAGACCAATTTGA